A single window of Syntrophus aciditrophicus SB DNA harbors:
- a CDS encoding TadE/TadG family type IV pilus assembly protein, which translates to MRKLREHKGAAVVEFAIVLPILLVLVFGIIEFGILIYNKQVLTNASREGARAGIVYIDGTSRVPAGNASNSDTIKGIVNDYANDYLITFGSSIPLNTDVEFPEGQDSGDPLIVTVSYGYSFILFPVTDYPIKARTVMKYE; encoded by the coding sequence ATGAGAAAGTTAAGAGAACATAAAGGCGCCGCGGTTGTAGAGTTTGCCATTGTTCTTCCGATTCTGCTGGTCCTGGTTTTCGGCATCATAGAGTTCGGGATACTTATATACAACAAGCAAGTGCTTACCAATGCCAGCCGGGAAGGGGCACGTGCGGGGATTGTTTATATCGACGGAACTTCACGCGTTCCCGCAGGAAATGCGTCTAACTCTGACACCATTAAGGGCATTGTGAATGATTACGCGAACGATTATCTTATAACATTCGGCAGCAGCATTCCGCTGAATACTGATGTGGAATTTCCCGAAGGTCAAGACTCTGGTGATCCGCTCATAGTTACGGTGTCTTATGGCTATTCTTTTATCCTCTTCCCCGTCACTGACTACCCGATAAAGGCCAGAACGGTTATGAAATATGAATAA
- a CDS encoding type II and III secretion system protein family protein, translating to MRPCPGLKVHFVACCLISIALCFLIALPCVAAGPDRVVVNTSRPQKLTLTVGKSTIVECPQNLKRVSIAAPDYADILTLSPRQIYLTGKMAGNTNLTLWRSDNSVMSVIDVEVLPDVVGLKEKIHSMMPDEKDIRVTATPDAITLSGTVSSAANMNQVMSLANSYAPKGKDKTGGVNNFLEVGGVHQVMLEVRVSEMSRSLIKKLGINWNYLSEGGNTFGMSMLDNLTYTVSPSDANIQPMTHLSASEGAVSVGTLVSSSVGLAFRFFGGGATWTLFIDAMKDQGLLKVLAEPTLLTLSGKTASFLAGGEFPIPVPQEENITIEYKPFGVGLNFTPTVLSNKKISMQVSPEVSDLDYTNAVAVGGYAVPSITTRRVATTVELADGQSFAIAGLLKDDIRQIVRKVPLLGDIPVLGSLFRSSQFRKNETELVIIVTPRLVKPLDMTKQTLPTDQYVEPNDFEFYLLGSLEGKGENDSATPTPVSSALPGDKTGGLEGDFGYIRP from the coding sequence ATGAGACCTTGTCCTGGTTTGAAAGTGCATTTCGTCGCCTGTTGTCTGATATCAATTGCATTATGTTTTCTTATTGCCCTGCCCTGCGTAGCAGCCGGACCGGATAGGGTAGTCGTCAACACATCCCGTCCTCAAAAGTTAACCTTAACCGTGGGAAAATCGACAATCGTCGAATGCCCGCAGAACCTGAAACGCGTTTCCATCGCCGCCCCGGATTACGCCGACATCCTTACCCTCTCCCCCCGCCAGATCTACCTGACGGGAAAGATGGCGGGGAATACCAATCTGACACTCTGGCGGAGCGATAACTCCGTCATGTCCGTCATCGATGTGGAAGTCCTCCCCGATGTCGTCGGCCTCAAGGAAAAGATCCATTCGATGATGCCCGATGAGAAAGATATCCGAGTGACGGCAACTCCTGATGCCATCACCCTTTCCGGAACGGTCTCCAGTGCGGCCAACATGAACCAGGTAATGTCTCTGGCCAATTCCTATGCTCCAAAAGGCAAGGACAAGACCGGCGGCGTCAACAATTTCCTGGAAGTGGGCGGCGTTCATCAGGTCATGCTGGAAGTTCGGGTTTCGGAGATGTCCCGCAGCCTGATCAAAAAACTGGGGATTAATTGGAATTACCTGAGCGAAGGCGGCAATACTTTCGGAATGTCTATGCTGGATAATCTCACATACACAGTCTCTCCGAGTGATGCCAACATTCAACCGATGACCCACCTTTCAGCATCTGAAGGCGCGGTATCTGTTGGAACGCTTGTTTCCAGCAGTGTGGGCCTTGCATTCCGTTTCTTCGGCGGAGGAGCAACCTGGACCCTCTTTATTGATGCCATGAAAGACCAGGGTCTGCTGAAAGTCCTGGCAGAGCCCACCCTGCTCACTTTGAGCGGTAAGACGGCCAGTTTCCTTGCTGGCGGCGAATTCCCCATCCCGGTTCCGCAAGAGGAAAATATCACCATCGAATACAAACCCTTCGGTGTGGGCTTGAACTTCACCCCGACCGTGTTAAGCAACAAAAAAATCAGTATGCAGGTATCACCGGAAGTGTCTGACCTGGATTATACTAACGCCGTAGCCGTTGGAGGGTATGCGGTGCCGTCGATTACGACACGGCGAGTGGCAACCACCGTTGAACTGGCAGACGGCCAGAGCTTCGCCATTGCGGGTCTGCTGAAGGACGATATCCGTCAGATCGTGCGGAAAGTCCCTCTTCTCGGAGATATCCCCGTGCTGGGCAGTCTTTTCCGCAGCAGCCAATTCCGCAAGAACGAAACTGAACTGGTCATCATCGTCACACCTCGTCTCGTCAAACCGCTGGATATGACCAAGCAGACTCTGCCCACGGATCAATACGTCGAGCCCAACGACTTTGAGTTCTATCTGCTTGGAAGTCTTGAAGGCAAGGGAGAGAACGACTCTGCGACTCCGACCCCGGTTTCGTCAGCCCTTCCTGGTGATAAAACCGGCGGACTCGAAGGCGATTTCGGATACATTCGACCCTAA